The following coding sequences are from one Anabas testudineus chromosome 16, fAnaTes1.2, whole genome shotgun sequence window:
- the LOC113169462 gene encoding C-C chemokine receptor type 1-like — protein sequence MAEFETNDNLTTYDYSSYYYDNFSSFAPCDNVDLKDFGQVFLPILYSLVFILGFLGNGLVVCVLVKHRNQTNLTDICLFNLAVSDLVFVLTLPFYAHFSVVSKWTFGDFMCRFVSGCHYTGFFSSIFFMIVMTLDCYVLIIHPNTVGRYRTLKVGIALTMVVWLLSFRVSLPAFMFTSVIIESHGLSCGYDPDEEAERPYVPLATNILGLMVPLTVMVVCYCRIIPKLVNMRTAKKHRVVKLIIAIVVVFFLCWAPYNISIFLRFLQNKEKLPRSCSFNKNLRLSITVTEAIAKTHCCLNPIIYTFVGRKFMRRAVNLWE from the exons ATGGCAG AGTTTGAAACCAATGACAACCTCACCACGTATGATTATTCATCATACTATTATGACAACTTCTCAAGCTTCGCTCCTTGTGACAACGTGGATTTGAAGGACTTTGGCCAAGTGTTCCTGCCCATTCTCTATAGTTTGGTTTTCATCCTCGGCTTCCTAG GTAATGGCCTGGTGGTGTGTGTCCTGGTGAAGCACCGCAACCAGACCAACTTGACAGACATCTGCCTTTTCAACCTGGCCGTCTCTGACCTCGTCTTCGTCCTCACGCTTCCTTTCTACGCTCATTTCTCTGTGGTCAGTAAATGGACCTTTGGAGACTTTATGTGCCGCTTCGTCTCTGGCTGCCACTACACCGGgtttttcagcagcattttcttCATGATTGTCATGACACTGGACTGCTATGTGCTCATCATACACCCTAACACTGTGGGAAGATATCGCACTTTGAAGGTGGGCATTGCCTTAACCATGGTTGTGTGGCTGTTGAGTTTCCGTGTCTCCTTACCAGCTTTCATGTTCACTAGTGTGATAATTGAATCGCACGGCTTAAGTTGTGGCTATGACCCGGATGAGGAGGCCGAGCGCCCGTACGTCCCCTTAGCAACAAATATATTAGGTCTCATGGTTCCTCTTACTGTGATGGTAGTTTGCTACTGCAGGATCATCCCCAAACTGGTGAACATGAGGACTGCAAAGAAGCACCGTGTTGTCAAGCTGATCATCGCTATcgtggttgtttttttcttgtgctggGCCCCATACAACATTTCCATCTTCTTGAGATTTCTGcagaataaagagaaactgCCAAGATCATGTAGCTTCAACAAAAATTTAAGGCTGTCAATAACAGTGACTGAGGCCATTGCAAAGACTCACTGCTGCCTGAACCCTATTATATACACCTTTGTTGGCCGAAAGTTTATGAGACGAGCCGTGAACCTGTGGGAGTAG
- the LOC113169461 gene encoding C-C chemokine receptor type 8-like: protein YLDYYTDYNSTCNQDSSPDASNGFLVLPLLYYMLCCLGLLGNIIVLYVLLRHIKLRTMTDVCLLNLALSDFILAVSLPLWVYNSQSLASCKLMTGVYQLGFYSGTLFVTLMSVDRYLAIVHAVAAMRTRTRRYGIIVSITIWVVSVKLATPQVTFADLELDADDNRFQCQPLYPEDSQLFWKMPRNFTENTVGLFVCLPIMIFCFVKILIVLSKSRNSKKDKAVKLIFIVVCLFVVCWVPYNVTVFLQTLELLGILNTCEASRNISTAMSFAEIIALSHCCVNPVIYVLIGEKFRRSLSKVLTRSFCWSHQSRGAFSLRDTTDKETSNTPVRSDY from the exons TATCTGGACTATTACACAGATTACAATTCCACCTGTAATCAGGATTCCAGTCCAGATGCGTCCAATGGATTCCTGGTCTTACCACTTCTTTACTACATGCTGTGTTGTCTAGGTCTGCTGG GTAATATCATCGTTCTCTATGTTCTCCTTCGGCACATCAAGTTGAGAACTATGACTGATGTATGTCTTCTCAACCTGGCCCTGTCTGACTTCATATTGGCTGTATCCCTTCCACTGTGGGTCTACAATTCTCAGAGCCTTGCGTCATGCAAACTGATGACAGGAGTCTATCAG TTGGGTTTCTACAGTGGAACCTTGTTTGTGACTCTCATGAGCGTGGACCGTTACCTGGCCATCGTTCATGCTGTGGCAGCCATGCGAACACGGACACGTCGCTATGGGATCATAGTTAGCATCACTATCTGGGTTGTATCTGTCAAACTGGCGACCCCTCAGGTGACATTTGCCGACTTGGAGCTAGATGCAGATGACAACAGGTTCCAGTGCCAGCCACTGTACCCAGAGGACAGTCAGCTTTTTTGGAAGATGCCACGAAACTTCACAGAGAACACTGTGGGTCTTTTTGTGTGCCTTCCCATCATGATTTTCTGCTTTGTGAAAATCCTTATTGTGCTGTCCAAGTCCAGGAACTCTAAAAAGGACAAAGCTGTGAAGCTGATATTTATTGtagtatgtttgtttgtggtgtgCTGGGTTCCCTACAATGTCACAGTTTTCCTTCAGACTCTGGAGCTGTTGGGAATTCTGAACACCTGTGAGGCTTCAAGAAACATTAGTACTGCCATGAGCTTTGCTGAGATCATTGCACTGTCCCACTGCTGTGTAAATCCAGTCATCTATGTATTGATAGGGGAGAAGTTTAGAAGGTCATTGAGCAAAGTGCTGACTAGATCTTTCTGCTGGAGTCACCAGAGCAGAGGGGCTTTCAGCCTCAGAGACACCACAGATAAAGAGACATCCAATACACCTGTGAGATCGgattattaa
- the LOC113170444 gene encoding C-C chemokine receptor type 5-like: protein MAEIETNDNLTAYDYSSYYYDNFSSFAPCDNVDLKEFAQVFLPTLYSLVFILGFLGNGLVVCVLVKHRNQTNFTDICLFNLAVSDLVFALTLPFYAHFSVVSKWTFGDFMCRFVSGCHYTGFFSSIFFMIVMTLDHYVIIMHPNTVGRYHTLRVGIALTMVVWLLSFGVSSPTFIFTRVINESHGLSCSYDPDEEAERPYVPLATNILGLMVPLTVMVVCYCRIIPKLVNMRKQDHVVKLIIAIVVVFFLCWAPYNISIFLRFLQNKEKLPRSCSFNKNLRLSITVTETIAYTHCCLNPITYAFVGQKFMKRAMNLRE, encoded by the exons ATGGCag aaaTTGAAACCAATGACAACCTCACCGCGTATGATTATTCATCGTACTATTATGATAACTTCTCAAGCTTCGCTCCTTGTGACAATGTGGATTTGAAGGAGTTTGCCCAAGTGTTCCTGCCCACTCTCTATAGTTTGGTTTTCATCCTCGGCTTCCTAG GTAATGGCCTGGTGGTGTGTGTCCTGGTGAAGCACCGCAACCAGACCAACTTTACAGACATCTGCCTTTTTAACCTGGCCGTCTCTGACCTCGTCTTCGCCCTCACGCTTCCTTTCTACGCTCATTTCTCTGTGGTCAGTAAATGGACCTTTGGAGACTTTATGTGCCGCTTCGTCTCTGGCTGCCACTACACCGGGTTTTTCAGCAGCATCTTCTTCATGATTGTCATGACACTGGACCACTATGTGATCATCATGCACCCTAACACTGTGGGAAGATATCACACTTTGAGAGTTGGCATTGCCTTAACCATGGTTGTGTGGCTGTTGAGTTTCGGTGTCTCCTCACCAACTTTCATCTTCACTAGAGTGATAAATGAGTCGCATGGCTTGAGTTGTAGCTATGACCCGGATGAGGAGGCCGAGCGTCCGTACGTCCCGTTAGCAACAAATATATTAGGTCTCATGGTTCCTCTTACTGTGATGGTAGTTTGCTACTGCAGGATCATCCCCAAACTGGTGAACATGAGGAAGCAGGATCATGTTGTCAAGCTGATCATCGCTATcgtggttgtttttttcttgtgctggGCCCCATACAACATTTCCATCTTCTTGAGATTTCTGcagaataaagagaaactgCCAAGATCATGTAGCTTCAACAAAAATTTAAGACTGTCAATAACAGTGACTGAGACCATTGCATACACTCACTGCTGCTTGAACCCTATCACATACGCTTTTGTTGGCCAAAAGTTTATGAAACGAGCCATGAACCTGCGGGAGTAG